ATTGTCTGGCCGACCTGCAGGTGATCCCCCGGCAGAACAAGGTGGCCGCATCCCACCGTGGGATTGCCAGCACTATCGGCGTAAACCAACACAATAAAACCTTCGGATACCGGCACGTCTATATGTGAATGATCTTGAAAAAAAATCCGCGTCATACCATTCATTCTGCCACTTTCCCACTCGGCAATGAAACTTAATATTTGATTTGACGCTGCCCAAGGCTTGCAGAGTCTATCCGTTTGTACCTGTACGCAGGAATTCGGATTCGTGTTTGTTGTTGCAGTTGCAAGTGGTTGCGCCATTAAGCCTCCTGCATATGTCCAAGATAAATATGGATCGAGCGCGCATTGTTAGTCGGATAGCTCTCAATTGTTGTATCGCCGTCCCTGAGAGCAAGTCTCTTAGACATCCTCAACCCTTGTGTCCGAGATAGAGCAAGATGTTTTGTACCCCGTCTGTTTTGTATCGCATCGTGCGTCCCGTGCTGTCCGTTACACCGTGCGCTACCGAGCCGGACGGAAAGCGAATGGTGTAATAGCTGTCTGCAAGCGCACGCCCGCGCGCGTCGCGCAGCGTGAACTGTTCATCATGCCGTGAAGCGTGGTTCGACCCTGCGGCGAGTAACGCGGCGGCATTTGCATTGGCGGCGTGGTGTTCGGCTTCGTCATCGCACCATGATTCACCCGCGAGCTTCGCGACTATCCGTGGTGGCGTTGCACAGTTGCACAGAACGATGTCGCCGTCGGCGGCTGTCTCGCCCATGAAGTTGATGCGGCGTGGCCCTCCGGTCTTAGCAATAATGCCGATGCTTTTACACAACTCGCAGTACGCGGCACCTCCTATAAGTGCAACTTGATGGCCTCCGTCGCCCCATGTACATATCGAGCCTTCGTAATACAGGATTTGCCCGCCCGTACTAAGTTGATCGCCAACCACCGCGATTCGGCGCATCATGTCGCGCTCTTCCTGTGGCCGAGATAGATTGCGAATGGGTACAACCTGCCGTTACATTCCTGCTGATCCGACATTTGAAAGTCCTTACTTTTATACGAACGCAGCCGGCTGCGACGCAACCGGCACTCGGCGACAATTACGGCTTAAGATCGCCAACCATATTTAGTCGACACTCGAAGAAACCAGTATCGGATTGCTCCGAAAAATGAATGGCCTATGCCATGCGCATAAACTCTCTACTTCAAGTTAATTCCGGGCGTTACATACCAGTCGCCGGATGATTAATCCGCGAGACTTTCATCTTTTGCGTTGCCACGCTCCCGCAGATCGGCTAGGTCAGCTGTTTACGAAAATCCGACGGGTGTAAGCAGCGGACCGACCAATCACCTGCCGCCCCACTCACCCTTATCCTTTCGTCCAATCGCAACATTTAGCCTCCAAGACCAAATCCGAGATAGCCCCGCTCCTTTATAATTAACAAGTCGTCGGGAAACACCCAGCGACCAGGTTTGACAGCCTGTGGCATAAACCGCACACCCGCCCAGGCGGGTCGTGCGTCTACCTCTGCACGTCTATATTTCAATGGGCGGGCCTTGGTAGGGGAGCCGCAAGGCTCGCCGGTTTGTTTATGCCCCGGTCTGTCAACCCTACTTCGTGCCCGCTCACCCTCCCCCAAAAGATGCGTGTCCGGGCGATCCAAAGAAGCAACAGGGAGATCGCACCATGACCAGGTCCGTCAAAAATCAACCAGCTTCGCGTCCGCCTGTCGACGCACTCCAGTACGAAAAACTTGCCCTTTCCGCATTCGACTTATGCGACCGGCAGGTGGGTCATCTGGAAACCTTGATCACACTTGCGTCCTCAATAGTTAGAAATCCTGCGATTACCCACGACGAAAGAAAGCGTCACCGGACGCTGCTCGAATTGCTGGTGGACACGGCCGAGCAGTATCACCAAGAACTCC
The nucleotide sequence above comes from Paraburkholderia sp. FT54. Encoded proteins:
- a CDS encoding lysozyme, giving the protein MAQPLATATTNTNPNSCVQVQTDRLCKPWAASNQILSFIAEWESGRMNGMTRIFFQDHSHIDVPVSEGFIVLVYADSAGNPTVGCGHLVLPGDHLQVGQTITDERAREFLKKDLRRMEGALNAKIHVPLYQREYDALVSVIFNSGPGQAADELARIVNQGDYENVPDSIKDFRCGTRLRPRRRSEARIFSEGVYDATH
- a CDS encoding PAAR domain-containing protein; translation: MMRRIAVVGDQLSTGGQILYYEGSICTWGDGGHQVALIGGAAYCELCKSIGIIAKTGGPRRINFMGETAADGDIVLCNCATPPRIVAKLAGESWCDDEAEHHAANANAAALLAAGSNHASRHDEQFTLRDARGRALADSYYTIRFPSGSVAHGVTDSTGRTMRYKTDGVQNILLYLGHKG